CTAATATCATGTCATGTGAAGATTTCAACTATAATATTGGGCAAATggtagttactacatactaccCGAAACAGCATGTAAAAGacagagtcactaattactatAGAAAAAGCAGGTTTTACTTCTTAGCTGCCATGGTTTAGATTACAGTAAATGAagaattgattttaatatcacTGGCTCTTCTCTTAATGAAAGCACCACGAAAGAATGCAGTTATCTAAACAAAATACTTAATAAGTTAATCCTCAAAAGTCAAAACCCCTTATTTATTCTTTGATTTAATAATACTAATCAAACTTTAAGAGGATGATACCTTGACTGCAGAAAGAACAAGTTTGGCATGTTTCTCCTGCCAATCGGTTAGGTCCTGCCTAACATTAGAAACAGCAGGGACATCAGACAATTCAGTATCATCTGCAAACAGGAACCAAGCaagttaagaacacaagcttctCCTATTAACAATAAACAGAACTAGTATTCACCAACACCATTTATACTAAACTAAGGATTAAACTAAACATCACTAAAGCTATAATGCACTCAATTTCACTTTAGAATATACTAAGATAAATCAACGAAGAGCAGAACGGCATCAATTGAACAAGCTTACATAACTGCACCTAAGTCGAACCCTAAGATTCCTAAAAAAGgataagaaagaaagaagaaaaccTTGAAGAGGGAAATCTCGGAAGGTGGTGACGGTGATGCCGGTGACGAATTCTCTGAGATGGTCGGTGATGCCGAAAGCTTCGAGGTCGAGATCGTCGGGCGGAGAAGGTGCGGTTGCGGTGGCGGAGTCGGCGAGGGCGAGGAGCTTGATCTGATCGGCTCGCTTGATGGCTTGGGCGCTTAGCTCGGAAGCTTGAGCGGCGAATTCTTTGGAAAGCTTGGAAGCTCCAAACGACAGGTCATGAGATCGTTTTGCTGCCTCTTCCGCGAAGCTTCGAGCTTTGTTCCACAGCTCcatgctgcttcttcttcttcgtgaTTGGAAAGTTAACGTAACGAACGCTAAGGAAGGAAGggtcagtttttttttttttttccgtttTTTTTGATTGGGAAAAGTCCAAGGAGTGGAAAAACGCAGAGCTCGCTGACCGCCACGTATTCCGCttcatcactctctctctctagtCTCTA
Above is a genomic segment from Arachis stenosperma cultivar V10309 chromosome 1, arast.V10309.gnm1.PFL2, whole genome shotgun sequence containing:
- the LOC130982007 gene encoding uncharacterized protein LOC130982007 — encoded protein: MELWNKARSFAEEAAKRSHDLSFGASKLSKEFAAQASELSAQAIKRADQIKLLALADSATATAPSPPDDLDLEAFGITDHLREFVTGITVTTFRDFPLQDDTELSDVPAVSNVRQDLTDWQEKHAKLVLSAVKEISRLRYELCPRVMKERKFWRIYFILVNNHIAPYEKKYMEDAKLKSSEQVKDQTVMEPLEVELTSNQEVQEVKKETKTKTSTTEQDLDVFLLGDAGDSDNDQDNGNGGLDDDLDNLVESSDDEK